A stretch of Fusarium fujikuroi IMI 58289 draft genome, chromosome FFUJ_chr10 DNA encodes these proteins:
- a CDS encoding related to transcription activator protein acu-15 has protein sequence MYSPPGTQTQERDKSPPRQDIPPSKIVKDAAKRTENSIVRPRKQQKVDLACEECRSRKVRCDGLRPECNVCKRRQKLCIYLPEASRLTGSRRVLHSLHDRLASLEAKANGETKPEPSTENITVSTGFVESLPLVQSPPAFNVGPSPSPSQRCTTDSILVPARILPHPSTGLSTTYASEDTSPNIGSLPSGQDLGDISAMGMALPTTEASTHISREFYGKPSAASLLHDMLHPDRRPSAPGDSKQDSAIHPSPPSTRRCFSVPCSSNTDEYHLPPRHVADNLLCIYRERVQIIYPFLHWQTLMEAYNRLWLSDSEIKNMPHLTGIGLGGSQCPVPVFYCALNAVFALATQFTDGSAHDRKERTTPFLRRSRHLMHLDFLDNANISLIQALLIFARYLQSTNLPSRCWNVAGMAYRMAQSLGLHLAMNETGTSELEREVRRRVWHSCVSLDTVLGMLTGRPISYSMASTAPLPSISDEKFCTQNLASCDGNKNDFPAATFFAESIKLSHILRQILGHIYDPWKKPEVEKGTGFDERKRYRKYVSSTMAFDDELDRFEAELPEVLRLSSDITKTHIGSILAQQRHVLRSRFLHIRLLLYRSFLVEFCQRADPRTKVSWVGEPRTFSSQPYDAFIEKCCTVCIETAQTLIDHFSQTTTTHPGSPWYSCYYVYHAAIIVVAADNHSSQLSHLNHKNLQESWRAYESFFCRMSRHNPDMFRYFHLLERLSGFKGPPHITNSLTPSSSASSSDSSIPKTSDRTGNLGRLESQTIEEMIEHHITDSYPEPDMSLGSGNDWCAPSNESSNAGLETLLCDDQLWTLTEFCIMDAGSISI, from the exons ATGTATTCACCACCCGGAACCCAAACCCAAGAACGCGACAAGAGTCCCCCACGACAGGATATCCCTCCGTCAAAGATCGTTAAAGACGCTGCGAAACGCACAGAAAATAGTATTGTCCGCCCTCGCAAGCAGCAGAAAGTCGATCTGGCGTGCGAGGAATGCCGATCCAGAAAAGTGCGATGTGATGGACTGCGGCCCGAGTGCAATGTATGCAAGCGGAGGCAGAAGCTTTGCATCTACTTGCCTGAAGCCTCAAGGCTTACTGGTAGTAGACG GGTTCTACATTCTCTCCACGATCGTTTGGCCAGCCTCGAGGCCAAAGCAAATGGCGAAACAAAGCCCGAACCATCGACAGAAAATATCACAGTTAGTACAGGCTTCGTCGAAAGTTTGCCGTTGGTACAATCTCCACCGGCATTCAACGTTGGCCCTTccccttctccatctcagcgATGTACCACGGACTCGATACTCGTACCAGCACGGATCCTCCCACATCCCTCTACTGGTTTGTCCACCACGTACGCGAGCGAAGATACCAGTCCAAACATTGGTAGCCTACCGTCGGGCCAGGACCTTGGTGATATAAGTGCCATGGGCATGGCTCTCCCAACAACAGAGGCGTCGACTCATATTTCCAGGGAGTTCTATGGGAAGCCGTCAGCAGCCTCACTGCTTCACGATATGTTACATCCTGATCGACGACCATCCGCGCCAGGAGATTCCAAGCAAGACTCTGCTATTCATCCCTCCCCGCCATCAACACGGCGCTGCTTCTCGGTTCCTTGTTCCTCAAATACAGATGAGTATCATCTCCCACCACGTCATGTGGCTGATAATCTCCTGTGCATATATCGAGAGAGGGTACAGATCATCTACCCATTTCTGCATTGGCAGACTCTGATGGAGGCATATAACCGCCTTTGGCTCAGTGAttctgagatcaagaacatgcCTCATCTCACAGGAATTGGACTTGGCGGTTCGCAATGTCCAGTTCCTGTATTCTACTGCGCACTCAATGCAGTCTTTGCCCTCGCCACTCAATTCACTGACGGCTCAGCCCACGACCGCAAGGAGAGGACCACTCCTTTTCTTCGGCGCTCCAGGCATCTTATGCATCTTGATTTCTTGGATAATGCTAACATTTCCTTGATTCAAGCACTATTGATATTCGCACGGTATCTTCAGAGCACAAATCTCCCTAGCCGTTGCTGGAATGTAGCCGGTATGGCGTACCGCATGGCTCAGAGCTTGGGCCTGCATTTAGCAATGAACGAGACAGGTACTTCTGAGTTGGAACGAGAGGTCAGGCGGCGCGTGTGGCACAGCTGCGTATCTCTAGACAC TGTCTTGGGCATGCTAACCGGTCGACCGATCTCATACTCAATGGCATCGACGGCTCCCCTTCCCTCCATATCAGACGAGAAGTTCTGTACACAGAACCTTGCTAGCTGTGATGGTAATAAGAACGACTTTCCGGCAGCTACCTTCTTCGCAGAATCCATCAAACTCAGCCATATTCTCCGTCAGATTCTCGGTCACATATATGACCCCTGGAAAAAGCCTGAAGTCGAGAAGGGAACTGGCTTCGATGAGCGTAAACGCTATAGGAAGTATGTTTCTAGTACTATGGCGTTTGACGATGAGCTAGACCGCTTCGAGGCCGAATTGCCAGAAGTGCTTCGTTTGTCAAGTGACATAACAAAGACTCATATCGGGAGCATACTTGCACAGCAAAGACACGTTTTGCGATCTAG ATTCCTGCACATACGGTTATTATTATATCGTTCTTTCCTGGTTGAGTTCTGTCAGCGAGCTGATCCCCGAACAAAGGTCAGCTGGGTAGGTGAGCCCAGAACGTTCTCGTCTCAGCCATACGACGCATTCATCGAGAAGTGCTGTACTGTCTGTATTGAAACTGCGCAGACTCTCATAGACCATTTCAGTCAGACCACCACAACTCACCCCGGATCACCGTGGTATAGCTGTTACT ATGTTTATCATGCTGCGATAATTGTGGTCGCGGCAGATAATCATTCTTCGCAGCTGAGCCACCTGAATCACAAAAACCTTCAAGAATCATGGCGGGCTTATGAGAGTTTCTTTTGCCGAATGTCCAGGCATAACCCGGACATGTTTCGCTACTTTCACTTGCTGGAACGCCTTTCAGGTTTCAAGGGACCTCCTCACATCACCAATTCTCTCACCCcaagctcttcagcatcgtcaagTGACTCTAGCATCCCCAAGACGTCAGATAGGACAGGCAACCTGGGGCGGCTAGAGTCCCAGACAATTGAAGAGATGATTGAGCACCATATCACAGATTCGTACCCAGAGCCAGATATGTCTCTTGGGTCAGGAAACGATTGGTGCGCTCCGTCTAACGAGTCTAGCAACGCGGGGCTTGAAACATTACTGTGCGACGACCAGCTTTGGACTCTTACCGAGTTCTGCATAATGGATGCTGGAAGCATATCCATATAA
- a CDS encoding related to oxidoreductase, short chain dehydrogenase/reductase family has product MSAQDSSLRETNWPTLAKYVSTHNDTYPFIDPSNADLSGKAVLITGASKGIGKATAIRFAVAGCSKIILAARSDMAKVEASVIDAAKKANRPQPLVRSVELDITSEESVKAAAETAEEILDGSLDILINNAGCLEEWKPVAESDPSEWWWTWEVTMKGTYLSARYFIPLLLKSATKTIINTSSVGAQIIVPGASAYQTSKFALCRFTEFIDKEYYEQGLIAISIHPGGIKTELALNMPQAMHSHLNDTVELAADTLVWLSQERRDWLSGRFITVNWDMEELENKKKEILEENLLKFRMTI; this is encoded by the coding sequence ATGTCGGCTCAGGATTCCTCTCTGCGTGAGACTAACTGGCCCACTCTGGCCAAATATGTCTCTACGCATAACGACACTTATCCGTTCATTGATCCATCCAACGCCGACCTGTCAGGAAAAGCAGTCTTGATCACGGGCGCCTCCAAAGGAATTGGAAAGGCGACCGCAATTCGTTTCGCCGTGGCAGGCTGTTCGAAGATCATCCTCGCGGCCCGTTCTGACATGGCCAAGGTTGAAGCCTCCGTCATagatgctgccaagaaggccaatcGGCCCCAACCTCTCGTTCGTTCCGTCGAACTGGATATCACGTCAGAAGAATCGGTGAAGGCAGCCGCAGAGACCGCCGAGGAAATACTCGATGGCAGCCTAGACATCTTGATCAACAACGCGGGCTGTCTTGAGGAGTGGAAGCCGGTGGCCGAGTCTGATCCATCGGAGTGGTGGTGGACTTGGGAGGTCACCATGAAGGGCACTTATCTCTCCGCCCGTTATTTCATCCCACTGCTTCTCAAGTCAGCGACCAAAACCATCATCAATACCAGCAGCGTCGGAGCTCAGATCATCGTCCCCGGAGCATCAGCATACCAGACGAGCAAGTTCGCTCTCTGTCGCTTTACCGAATTCATCGACAAGGAATATTACGAGCAAGGATTAATCGCCATATCGATTCATCCGGGCGGGATTAAGACTGAGCTAGCTTTGAACATGCCCCAAGCGATGCATTCTCACCTAAATGACACGGTGGAGCTGGCTGCTGATACATTGGTTTGGCTATCTCAGGAGCGACGCGATTGGCTGTCGGGTCGATTTATTACAGTCAATTGGGATATGGAGGAGCtagagaacaagaagaaggagatcctTGAAGAAAACTTGCTCAAGTTTCGTATGACGATCTGA
- a CDS encoding monooxygenase — MLAHSFLASLALAALSIASPVARAQGSCSDPVVRKEWRELTSAEKTEYLRAAVCLRNLPKKAYEAIDDVTTRMDDLVYTHFSLNTEIHFVANFLPWHRWYVQLHEDMLRDECDYKGVQPYWDWTIDADKNDVVNSPLFDPKTGFGGDAKLTGSDVPGFKRCVVDGPFANTNLTLAMGWPDMNTPGNRLHCFTREFNGGLGKDEDGNQILGDMQATAYNSRVMDTIYSFDSYHSMSDMLEGLPHAQIHSIIFGDMGPATSPNEPLFFLHHANVDRVWAKWQGRNATRLADYTGFNDPNKWNTADINDKMPVMRLADTEPVVKDYMDTRAGPLCYTYSSM, encoded by the exons ATGCTCGCCCACTCGTTCCTCGCCAGCCTGGCCCTCGCAGCCCTATCCATCGCCAGCCCCGTAGCCCGCGCCCAGGGCTCATGCTCCGACCCCGTCGTTCGTAAAGAATGGCGCGAACTCACTAGCGCTGAAAAGACGGAATATCTCCGCGCTGCAGTCTGTCTTCGCAACCTCCCCAAGAAGGCATACGAAGCCATAGACGATGTCACAACGCGCATGGACGATCTTGTGTACACCCATTTCAGCCTCAACACGGAGATCCACTTTGTCGCAAACTTCCTCCCCTGGCATCGTTGGTATGTCCAGCTTCATGAGGATATGCTCCGCGATGAGTGTGATTACAAGGGTGTTCAGCCATACTGGGACTGGACGATTGACGCCGACAAGAACGACGTTGTCAACTCTCCCCTCTTTGATCCCAAGACTGggtttggtggtgatgcaAAACTCACTGGCAGTGATGTTCCTGGCTTCAAGCGATGTGTTGTCGATGGACCTTTTGCCAACACGAATCTTACACTGGCTATGGGATGGCCTGACATGAACACCCCAGGCAACCGTCTTCATTGCTTTACTCGCGAGTTCAATGGTGGTCTtggcaaggatgaggatggaaatCAGATCCTGGGTGATATGCAAGCTACTGCGTACAACTCTCGGGTTATGGATACCATCTACAGCTTTGACAGCTATCACTCCATGTCTGATATGCTTGAGGGTTTACCCCATGCCCAGA TTCacagcatcatcttcggTGATATGGGCCCCGCTACATCTCCGAACgagcctctcttcttccttcaccaCGCCAACGTTGATCGAGTCTGGGCCAAG TGGCAAGGTCGCAATGCCACTCGTCTGGCTGACTACACCGGCTTCAACGACCCCAACAAGTGGAACACTGCCGATATCAACGACAAGATGCCTGTTATGCGTCTAGCTGATACTGAGCCTGTTGTGAAGGACTATATGGATACTCGTGCTGGCCCTCTCTGCTACACCTACTCATCCATGTAA
- a CDS encoding related to formaldehyde dehydrogenase, with the protein MRSVVFKGVKQVALENRPKPTIQDPTDIIAKVKYTALCGSELHVFRGHQPSGTGFIMGHEFTGVVDEVGSAITKLQPGDAIVSPFTVSCGECFFCKHGFSSRCDKSLLFGTVPLDGAQAEYVRIPYAESTVVKAPEEIDDLKLCLMADIFPTGCYAASNGLKDLSKEQVEDSIVVLIGCGPVGICALIAALEYKPKAILVVDGIESRLSLAKSLGAEPWNYLTQKDELEKRVKELSDGRGADVIIEVVGHSSALDMGFKLLRPWGIISSVGVHNGEIPWTGNQAYGKNLTIKMGRCPVRSIFEDSLKLLAKKQHLLDFMTATVMPLSNALEGYELFDSMKAQKVIFDAEK; encoded by the exons ATGAGGTCTGTCGTCTTCAAAGGGGTCAAGCAGGTTGCTCTTGAAAATCGGCCGAAACCTACAATTCAAGACCCGACCgacatcatcgccaaagtgAAATACACGGCTTTGTGTGGAAG CGAGCTCCATGTCTTTCGCGGGCATCAACCTTCCGGAACCGGCTTCATCATGGGCCACGAGTTCACTGGCGTTGTCGATGAAGTCGGCTCCGCTATAACCAAGCTCCAGCCAGGCGATGCGATTGTGAGCCCTTTCACCGTGAGCTGCGGAGAGTGCTTCTTCTGCAAACACGGATTCTCGTCACGATGCGACAAGAGTCTTCTCTTTGGTACCGTTCCTCTTGATGGGGCGCAAGCGGAATATGTGAGGATTCCGTATGCTGAAAGCACTGTCGTAAAGGCTCCCGAGGAGATTGACGACTTGAAGCTATGTCTGATGGCGGATATCTTCCCAACTGGCTGCTATGCTGCATCTAATGGTCTGAAGGATCTGAGTAAAGAGCAGGTCGAGGATAGCATCGTCGTTTTGATCGGATGCGGACCAGTGGGTATCTGTGCCCTTATCGCCGCGCTGGAGTACAAGCCCAAGGCCATTCTCGTAGTTGACGGTATCGAGTCCAGACTTTCACTTGCCAAGAGCCTTGGAGCCGAACCGTGGAATTACCTCACGCAGAAAGATGAGCTGGAAAAGCGAGTCAAGGAATTGAGTGACGGCCGCGGTGCTGATGTGATCATTGAGGTTGTTGGACATAGCTCGGCTCTGGATATgggcttcaagcttcttcgacCATGGGGCATCATCTCTAGTGTTGGTGTACACAATGGAGAGATTCCGTGGACAGGAAATCAGGCTTACGGGAAGAACCTCACTATCAAGATGGGCAGATGTCCTGTTCGGA GCATCTTCGAAGACTCATTGAAGCTGCTTGCTAAGAAGCAGCATCTCTTGGA CTTCATGACCGCGACGGTAATGCCGCTCAGCAATGCTCTTGAGGGCTACGAGCTGTTCGACTCGATGAAGGCTCAAAAGGTCATATTCGATGCAGAGAAATAA